A genomic stretch from Tenrec ecaudatus isolate mTenEca1 chromosome X, mTenEca1.hap1, whole genome shotgun sequence includes:
- the LOC142434175 gene encoding uncharacterized protein LOC142434175, with product APPPPPPAPPPPAPPPAPPPPPPPPAPPPPAPPPPPPPAPPPPPPPPPAPPPPAPPPAPPPPPPPPSPPPPPPAPPPPPPPPAPAPPAPPPPAPPPAPPPPPSPPPPAPPAPPPPPPPAPPPPPPPPPPPPAPPTPAPPPAPPPPPPSPPPPAPPAPPPPPPAPPPPPAPPPPAPPPAPPPPAPPPPPAPAPPPPPAPPPAPPPPPAPPAPPPPPAPPAPAPPPPPAPAPPAPPAPPPAPPPAPPPPAPPAPPAPAPPPPPPPAPPAPPAPPAPAPPPAPPPPPPAPAPPAPPPPPPAPAPPPPPAPPPPPPAPPPPPAPPAPPPPAPPPAPAPPPPAPPPPPAPHLRVDQSLLPWVSRGRFCAIVGLGRLSRQPRRQLSADWTVPPLRARRSGPSRMTHSLGAKRERLHF from the exons gctcctcctcctcctcctcctgctcctcctcctcctgctcctcctcctgctcctcctcctcctcctcctcctcctgctcctcctcctcctgctcctcctcctcctcctcctcctgctcctcctcctcctcctcctcctcctcctgctcctcctcctcctgctcctcctcctgctcctcctcctcctcctcctcctccttctcctcctcctcctcctcctgctcctcctcctcctcctcctcctcctgctcctgctcctcctgctcctcctcctcctgctcctcctcctgctcctcctcctcctccttctcctcctcctcctgctcctcctgctcctcctcctcctcctcctcctgctcctcctcctcctcctcctcctcctcctcctcctcctgctcctcctactcctgctcctcctcctgctcctcctcctcctcctccttctcctcctcctcctgctcctcctgctcctcctcctcctcctcctgctcctcctcctcctcctgctcctcctcctcctgctcctcctcctgctcctcctcctcctgctcctc ctcctcctcctgctcctgctcctcctcctcctcctgctcctcctcctgctcctcctcctcctcctgctcctcctgctcctcctcctcctcctgctcctcctgctcctgctcctcctcctcctcctgctcctgctcctcctgctcctcctgctcctcctcctgctcctcctcctgctcctcctcctcctgctcctcctgctcctcctgctcctgctcctcctcctcctcctcctcctgctcctcctgctcctcctgctcctcctgctcctgctcctcctcctgctcctcctcctcctcctcctgctcctgctcctcctgctcctcctcctcctcctcctgctcctgctcctcctcctcctcctgctcctcctcctcctcctcctgctcctcctcctcctcctgctcctcctgctcctcctcctcctgctcctcctcctgctcctgctcctcctcctcctgctcctcctcctcctcctgctcct CACCTGCGGGTGGACCAGAGCCTCCTGCCGTGGGTGAGCCGAGGGCGCTTCTGTGCGATCGTGGGGCTGGGACGCCTTTCCCGGCAGCCTCGGCGGCAGCTCAGTGCAGACTGGACGGTGCCCCCCCTGCGGGCACGGCGGTCAGGCCCGTCCAGGATGACGCACTCCCTGGGGGCAAAGCGAGAGAGGCTCCATTTTTAA